The sequence GTACGTACAGTAATCATGTAAAGCACTAGCACACTAGTTAGCGCGCCCAAACCCAATAACAATAACAAACTAGGCCATGCCGAGAACATTTCAACGTTTTCAAACAAGCGAGCTGCTGTCGCCTGACCATTAGTTTTGCCATTAATAAATTGGTACAGAAAACCAATGATTACAGGGAATAAAATAGAGAACGCAATCACTTTTGCCAGACTGGCCGCACCTGCTGTTTGCAGTGTTTTAACGCGATCAATTCGTACCGCATTCGCAGAGCTGCGCCATGCACCCACTAGGTAAATTAGCAACAATAATGAGAAGGCAGGAATAATAATATGACCCGCTTCACCCGCTAAGCCACTAGATGACACGAAGTAAGTTAAACCAAAGGCCACAAAAGCAACGATAGTGGTCACTAGTACTGAGACAATTTCCTGCAAGATATTGCGAAATTGATACGGCAAGAAAATAAGCTTTGGAAAAATTGAGTGAACCAAACGCCCCATCCAGCCTTTAGGCTCGGTGAAGGTTACGTTTTTACGACCCATTAGCATCGACTCTAAATCAGCGCCTTTGTAAGCCAACGAACGCGACTTAGCTTCTAACTTAGCGTTATCAGCTTCACTTTGAGTAAAGTTGTAAGCAAGAGATGATGGTACCGAGCGACCCACGAAGAATTTGAATAAGAAAAATAGCCCCTTGCCTGCACGGCGCAAACCTGCGACTAATAACAGCAAACCAACGATGGCGTAAATCCATGCCTGTGTCAGATCTTGTTCGATAATTGAAGTCGTTTTAAAGATGCTGTAAAGGCCAATTGCAGCGGTAATAAAACCACCGATGGCGCGAATTACACCTTCTTGTTTAAACGGGTTCTTAATCCCTAAACCAGAGGAGCCAAAATCAAATGCCATTGAGTTATTCCTTAGCTAAAAAGTGATAAAAATGAAGTTATTATAATTGCCGATAAAATACAGCAATCGGGTGATTTAAACAATTGTACACAAGCATAAATACTGACTTTTTATTGAACGAGATTCAGTTTCAATTCACTTTGATTCTGATCAATAAGCCCCCTTTAAATTTGCGGTACTGTTAGGCTATCTTTTTCACTCTGGAATTTGGCCATGGGCAAAGCGTCACCAACAACTCCTATCAAAACTGCACTAGTCGGTTTTGGTACTTCAGGCAAACACTTACACCTGCCGTTGTTGCAAGCCGATGCCAACTTTCAATTAGTTGCGGTATCGACTCATCGCTCTAATGTATCTAATGGCCTCCCGCGAGGCTGCAGTCAGCGCTCGTTTACTCAGGTCATTGACGATCCAACGATTGAACTCGTAGTCATCGCCACACCTAATGACAGCCATTTTGACTTAGCTAAAAAGGCGCTTGAGCACGGTAAGCATGTGGTGGTTGAAAAACCTATTGCCTTAAAGAGTGAAAACGCGCAGATCCTAATTGAATTAGCCAAGAAACATGACCGTACCATTACCAGTTTTCACAATCGCTTGTGGGACTGTGATTTCTTAGCGATAAAATCAATTATCAACGATGAAAAGTTAGGGAAATTACACTCGTATTCTGCCCGTGTTGACCGCTATCAACCTAATGTCATTAGTAACTGGCGCGATAATCCACAGTTTGGCGGCGCGGTATGGGAGCTAGCACCTAACTTGATCGTGCAAATTCTTACCTTGTTTGGCAAACCACAAAGTGTCTTTGCAGACGTATCTACTTTACGTGCCAAAGCAAAAGCACCAGACAACTTCTATTTGCGTTTAGCTTATCCAAAACTCAACGTTGAGATACGCACCAGCTCATTAGTTAAACATTCTGGCCCGCGCTTTGTGATCCACGGCGATTTGGGAAGTTTTATAAAACAAGGGATAGATCCGCAACACCAGCAGCTCAAAAAAGGTATCACTCCGTGTGACAATCAATTTGGCAAAGAACAAATTGATGATTGGGGCTCTTTATATACCAACAATAGCGATGAAGAAATCTTAGTACCTTCACCTGCTGGCGACTATTGCGCTTTCTATCGCCACCTCTTTGATACCATTAGACACCAAGCACCGTTACCTTGTGACAATCAACTTGCCGTTGATATGGTGCAAATTATTGAAGCATCACAACAATCTAACGAATCGAAGCAAGTCGTTACGCTATAGTTTTTTGGCGAAAAAAATCGCCATAAAATTTGCGTTAGCTCTCATGTAATTAGTAGAGTGAGGCAGAGTGCTATGTTATAGTATCACGCTGTTTTGTTAACGTTCTTTATTAATGATTTTACTACTGAGCATACTGGCGCTGTTAATCGGCCCTTTGCTATTCAACTACACAAGTAAACATGCCAAGATGCTCGACCTGTTCGACGGATTCATCTTTGTGGTTATCGGTGGTTTAGTCATTTTCCACATCTTGCCTGAGGCTATTGAAACCGTTGGCTTGTGGAGCATTCTATTTGTTGGGCTTGGATTACTTGGCCCCAGCTTAGCAGAGCACTTTTTTCACAAAGCTGCCGCGTTAACTCACAAATCAACCTTAATCCTTGGCGTATTCGGGCTAGTTGCCCACAGCCTCACCGATGGCACAGCGTTAGTTGAAGACCCCACGTTTGATCAACTCACTTTAATCATTGCCGTTATCGCTCATCGTCTGCCCGTCGGCCTAACCGTTTGGTGGTTGTTGCGCCCTCACTTTGGCAAAGGTATCGCTTTAATAGTGTTAGCACTAATGGCCATTGGTACAGCCGTTGGCTCAGTAATGAGTGAACAACTGCTGCCACAAGTTAACGCACAAACGGTAGCATTGTTAGAGAGCTTTATCGCGGGTTCTGTTCTACACGTGGTATTCCACCGTCCTTATGCCGAACATCACCACGGCGAAACCAACGCCGCAACTCAATTCGATGGTTTAGGCTCGCTGTTAGGGGTGATTTGTTTAGTGATAATTTTGATGACCGGGCACGAACACGACAATGCTGAGGCGCATCAACAATTAGATTTATTGGTTGAATTAGCGTTAATGCTATCGCCGTTTTTACTTGCCGCGTATTTCCTATCAAGCGTTACCAAGCTGCTATTTTCAGACAGTTATTCCATTAACGTTGCCACTGAAAAGCCAAGTAAATCACAAACATTACGCGGTGCATTACTCGGCTTGCCACTACCATTTTGTATTCCAGACGCCACTAAGGCCTATAAGCTGCTGCAAAAACAAGGGACTAATGCCACCATGGCGTTAGCATTTTTAGTATCTGCGCCAATTTTAGGCTTTGAATCGCTACTCGTTTCTCTGCCACTACTTGGAATCGAGACCACCGCCGTTCGATTAGCCTGTGCCCTCATTATTATCATTTGTATTGCGCTAATGCTGGCGCGCTTCATTCCATCACAACCACCGGTGAAGGCTGAAAAACAGGATGAAATTGCCAACAAACTTAAGCATGCACTGCGTCATGGCTACGAGCATCTACTCGATCACACAGCGCCTTGGCTAATGGTTGGTTTAGTACTGGCAACTTTACTTACTTTTGGACAGCATCAAGCCCAGTGGTATGACATTTTGCTAGTTGCCGCTATCGCACTGCCATTTAGACTTTGCGCCACGGGCATAACGCCTTTAGCGGCCGCCATGTTAATTAGTGGCTGGAGTCCAGGTAGCGCATTAACGCTACTATTGATTGGTCCAGCCATTAATATCGAACTCTTGAAGTTTATTGCTCATCGCCACGGCTACAAATTAGCTTGGGCATTTAGCATTTTACTGCCGAGTATTGTGATTGGCTTAGGATATACGGTAGATGCGACACTTAGCTTATCAGTGCCGCAATTATTGGATATTGACCACGCTTCAGAAACCAATTTATTTGAAGTGATTTGCTTAGCAATTATCTTAACC comes from Psychrobium sp. MM17-31 and encodes:
- a CDS encoding permease, with the protein product MILLLSILALLIGPLLFNYTSKHAKMLDLFDGFIFVVIGGLVIFHILPEAIETVGLWSILFVGLGLLGPSLAEHFFHKAAALTHKSTLILGVFGLVAHSLTDGTALVEDPTFDQLTLIIAVIAHRLPVGLTVWWLLRPHFGKGIALIVLALMAIGTAVGSVMSEQLLPQVNAQTVALLESFIAGSVLHVVFHRPYAEHHHGETNAATQFDGLGSLLGVICLVIILMTGHEHDNAEAHQQLDLLVELALMLSPFLLAAYFLSSVTKLLFSDSYSINVATEKPSKSQTLRGALLGLPLPFCIPDATKAYKLLQKQGTNATMALAFLVSAPILGFESLLVSLPLLGIETTAVRLACALIIIICIALMLARFIPSQPPVKAEKQDEIANKLKHALRHGYEHLLDHTAPWLMVGLVLATLLTFGQHQAQWYDILLVAAIALPFRLCATGITPLAAAMLISGWSPGSALTLLLIGPAINIELLKFIAHRHGYKLAWAFSILLPSIVIGLGYTVDATLSLSVPQLLDIDHASETNLFEVICLAIILTLISWSLLRRGARAFVAELLPKFELFSHKHHHH
- a CDS encoding Gfo/Idh/MocA family oxidoreductase, which produces MGKASPTTPIKTALVGFGTSGKHLHLPLLQADANFQLVAVSTHRSNVSNGLPRGCSQRSFTQVIDDPTIELVVIATPNDSHFDLAKKALEHGKHVVVEKPIALKSENAQILIELAKKHDRTITSFHNRLWDCDFLAIKSIINDEKLGKLHSYSARVDRYQPNVISNWRDNPQFGGAVWELAPNLIVQILTLFGKPQSVFADVSTLRAKAKAPDNFYLRLAYPKLNVEIRTSSLVKHSGPRFVIHGDLGSFIKQGIDPQHQQLKKGITPCDNQFGKEQIDDWGSLYTNNSDEEILVPSPAGDYCAFYRHLFDTIRHQAPLPCDNQLAVDMVQIIEASQQSNESKQVVTL